Within the Mugil cephalus isolate CIBA_MC_2020 chromosome 1, CIBA_Mcephalus_1.1, whole genome shotgun sequence genome, the region acagaacttttaatatttattgcccctcagaccccaactggtagacatataAGGCTTTCACATCGGCTAAagtcccgctgtgagagctgcgtgtctgttttttcctccctcatacgtcatcgcgtacattgctggatataaacacagtcgcaaagtcgccgttcacctatgcgcttccattagcgatcgtgtaacaacacactCGAtttgtttgagaaaaaaaaagcatcaacaatctgcccttcagagatcagtctttatgggagaagatcgaaacttgtttttgagctgaagcttctacactgatccagtctgtcaggccgttcGAGTCAGAAtgatcaatcaaccaatcatcATCACCCATGCGGTTGTTttgcccctccctcctctcacaaaaaaaaaaacttgagaaCCAAGTAACacgccccatttaattttcagtaacggaaacggcTTTATAAAGATGGGaacagtaattagttacattacCCCGtgactgaaaaaagtaacgccgttaCTCCCATCACTGCTCCTCAGTAACACGATgatagtgtttatgtgtgtaccTACAGGTTTCTCCACCTCTTCAGTCTTTATCTTCAGTTCTTCTTGGGTTTTCTGCAactcttcttcaatcttctcatatttctctgtcagctatcagacggacagatggatgatgatcagtcagcaggtttactgatcaaactttcttcaaactcatcAATCTGAACCTTCaatcttttacttcttgtctcttacatctttagtttcttctaaaaccttcatcttcactgtttcctctgtcaggagcttttctcctctttcagcttcatctctgcatcttttcttggtttctgtgtaaaatcaaagcagctgaattcaactagaaaagacgtttgctggtgttttacatcattaatgtggtgactcatctgtaacttactggttctattttgtctccacacaaagaagacacatgctaaaataaccatgatgctaacagctaagctaacggcCAAACCAGTGATGAGAGGAACAGCAGAACTGGacgaggacaagaagaaatcatctgaaatgaaaacacacagagttacatgacatttctacacactcacacacaaactgtgtcaaactaaattcatgtcatggtccgttctctaagcgtgttctacctggaacatgtatgtgagcctctctggtctggtggatgttgttctgttggactctacaggtgaagctgttgttgtgtctcttgtccacagtcactctgctgctgacagtatagaggtgatcaggacctctgactgtctctggaggtccagcacATAACAAGTTTTCCTCAGtgtccagccacaacacctcaggctctggataccagcctctggattcacactgtaacaccactcctcctactcctcctcctcctcctctggacatcagGATTACAGGTGAGGAGGCAGCACCTACAAATGAGAGGTTTTTGAAAGCTTGTTGATAGTATCATGACATTCTCACATACCCTGGGAGCAATGGTGTCTTTGTTTTAGGGGCTGTTGGGACATGGCCCCATGAGAGGGTACTGCTTTGAAGGGAGGGTTATAAACTTCTTGTATCAAAAATGTTGTCAAGCgcaagttaataataaataacaaacttgATTTGAAGCAAGGTATGGGTATTGCAGAGGACAGCTTGCTCGGATGATGTACGTAACGTAACATAGCTAAttctcttttcattcattcattgcatgatgaattGAGTTAACTACCTGGCTAGTCAGCCATTCCTCATGTGGGCTCCCAACCGGGCTGTTTACCTGTCAGTGGAGCTGAAGTGGCTGTTTGTATGACTGTAGTacattgtgtgtggtgactttgtatattagTTGCTGTGTATTGAGTGTGCACCTTTCACGACATGagctgtgcattgtgtttttattgttgtcacgtgTGTGATATGGTGAGATCTTGAACACCCACCATTTGGTGGTGCTACTGATACGATAACATATGTTGTCagattggcattgtttgtgtgatggcattattcGGTTGGAATTTTGTAGTCAGCTGCTGTTGTCCCCTCTCTTACTTGctactatgtttttttttttttttttttgcgagggtatttattataatttctcAATTACATTATATAATTTTCCAGCTGGCACCACCACAATTTCCAAACCAGAATCACCACTGCCTGGGAGTCAAATCAATGTCCCCTCTTGTACATGTCTTGTGGTGGAAAGTTTATTCTCATATCTCTCCATTGAgaaactgattctgctccagcgaacatctgccaggccaatcTGATTGTTCAGGGGTGGGGCTTCTGTGCTTAAGTGACGCAGAGTCTCCTGTGTTAATGCAGATCTCTACCCAGAGCCTCACTCTGAAGCTGATGTCCACCTCCCCAGAACACAAGATAAAGAACACAAGAACTGTGATTAGTCTAACTGTCTAGACTTTGTGGCTCATGGGTATTGTAGTagttaaagaaaatgacataacaTGAGCCGCATGGTGCTGTCAGACCGTGGTAaatggtttgtggacaacctgCTGGGCCACAACCGCTCCAACCAACCTCCTGGGAGAACCCCAACCATGAAATActtcactactactactactacacatcACGTCTCACTCACCTACAACAAGCTGAGCGGTGGCATCTCGGTTCAGCTCTGGAGCGAAGCACCTGTACGTCCCCTGGTCTGGAAGTTTCACTGAGGACAGCTTCAGCGAGATGTTTCCCTGCTTCAGTTCGTGGGTGAACAGAGACGTCCTGCTGCGGAAGGACGGGTGTTTTCTAGACTGCAGATCCTGGGCGTCGCGCCACACCAGGACGAACCTGGGGTCCAGATCAGGCCTGGACCACTCCACGGTCATATCAGAGGCATCGATGGCGGGCTGAAGATGACACGGCAACACGATGTCAGCACCAACGAGAGCTACGATTGGTTGAGATGGACCAACCACatcagactgacctggaaaagaaataaagtctgTCAGTAACGTCACGTTTGGAAGGTTTAAACTATCAGAGAGCTAGTGATGTGCTGGATTTACCTCTGCATGAGTGGATCATAGAGAGCACCATAAGGTAAGTGAATGCACCACGGGGTCTGAGCTCCTCTCCAAACATCCTGGAAATAAAacgtaaaataaatatttgatcttGTATGAGACACTAAAACGTGACCCAACGTACACctacaaaataataaactacCTACAGCAGTTTAAGAAGGCAACCAACAGACTCCTTTACTACCATTTGTACTCAGGGAAACCACACCGTGTATTTACGGACTTCCCAAAATACACATGGAAGGAGCCCCTctcagacccattgtcagcAGCATAAACTCAGACCTATAACACTGCtaagcatttggcatccatcctctTTCTGTTGGTGGGCCACACCCCTCACCACATTGAAAACtccaggggcctcatttatcaaaccgtgTGTAGAATAGGTTCTAAATTCTGACGTAGGAATAAAATTTAGAAGGTgtgtaagtacaaaaaaatctgtatttatcaaacatgcGGACAGAATTCCAGTACTtgggacccactgccctgcatgttttagatgtttctgtcctccaccacacctgattcaaatgatcagctcgtcatcaagttctgcagtggcctgatgaGGAGCCATTCACTTGAAtgaggtgtgttggaggagggaaacatcaagAAAATGCAGGGCAGTGAGTCCCAAGGaccggaattgagaaacactgggtTAGGCTGATGGAGGGAGGTAGGTGTACACATGATTTCACGCTGGTGGACAGGAGAATTGAAATACAGGAATATTGTTAGGCTGAGgttgcattgtgttgtattttgtattgttaAATGGGTGTGACaattcctgttttgtgttttggacTTGTGTCCATGCTGGCTTGAGTGCAGCTGGTAGCTGTTTGGACATAATCAcatatcattttaaatgtttaaaattataaaCATAATAATTTGAAATGTTAATCAGTGTGTATTTTAACAGAGCAGATTAATGCTCCAAAGCTTGTTCCCTGCAGAGGACATGGTTTTCAAAATCCTCCAGTAGCACAAGACAAGCAATGGTACTTGTAAGTTTACGtttcaaatgtcttttattgCTTGTCCCACCAATTATTCAAAGTGTCTGCTCATTTATGATgatcagtattattattagaggAGAATATATATGGTAACCTGTGAAGCttgagatgctgctgaacaCTGCAGCTGTCTTAATGTGTTCTACGTGTAGTTCCACAgttctaccactagattttgtATACGGTCAGAGTTGTGCATAAAATTACAGTATAAATTGATAAATTCCATACTTAACATCAGAATGTCCCTACACACGGTTGATAAATCAATGCAATggacagcaacagaaaacactgctaatttacacaatgacattGATATACacgcctgtcacattctgattttgtcactgtcagactgtgtcactgcagAAGCTCAGGACTGTAAGCAGCATAAAAACatagcaaagttttggtctccCACGATCTTTATTGGAAGCATGAATTAGGTGAAATAGCCCTATGTCAGGTTTGGGGAATTGCACAGATCAGGGAATGCATTTGCAACTGTTTATGCAGCTTGTATAGCTACATGGAACATTTTATCATTCATGGCAGCACATTGTCAAGACCATGAGATTTATGGcctgaagaactgaagaagctacttggatgagtggtgaaacatcttcaacaaattctacaagtccagttgactttctttaaatgccttttgggTTGTTTACTGTCCAATTAATATTAACCTTAGGACTTTAACCTTCATTTAGCGTTGAGTCTGTCTGTATTAACTCTTGGTAATGTAATCTCTTTGAACTTTCTAGCTGTGGTCTAAACCCGGATCCAAAAAGAAGATTGTTTTAGATAGAAGTTAGATGAAGTAagaatgagataaaataaaaatcagacaGCGACGTACCTGCTGCATGAAGTGTCTCTGATTTCACACTGACTGGACTTTGAGCCTGTTGTCAGGCAAAACAACAATCAACAATCAAAACCATGAGCAATAAAACATCTTGATACAGGAACTCAGAGAGAGTACGGCCTTAATGAGGCAGACAAAGTTCAGACACGTTCTGCCACACAGCTTTGTGTGaacttttatagttttatatggTCGTGTGTTCACTGCAGGAACTGTTCCAGGGAGTAACTGCAATCTGCCTAGTCCACCCTACTTCCATTTATTTTAGAAGGTTAGATTTAGTGTTTAGGAAGTGTTTTTGGCTTATTTTTAATCACTTCAACCAGCCACAACGGAGGTGATTGATTGAAGGGCCTTGTTGAAGAGGCCAAAAGCTTGTTGCATGCTCCACAAGAAGCTGGAAATGTGTTCTTGATCCTAGGGCTACAAGGACAAGAACAAAGTTCTTACTGGCCAGGTCATCTATACTTCATGAAAAACTCTGGGTAAGTCCTCATAGAGCCCTCCCATAACAGCATATATCACACACGCTAAGCATTGCGGGAGTTGTGGCAGACAGATGACAAGAAGCACTTTTCTTATTATCTTATGGATGTTGGCCAATCGTTTTAATGACTGTCAGATCACACcattcattcagcatgcacccacacacagtatgatctctacccaggagacaGTAGTGGTCACACTGCAAATACAGGTACATCTCAAAAAATAAGACTATCATTTCATGCCTTTATTTCTTgtaatgttcatgtttatggcTTAAAGATGACGAAAACCCAAAACTCGCTGTCtcaaaaaatttgaatattatGGAAAAGTTCGATATTAGACACTCATTGCTTCACATCCAGTTAGTGAATGAACTCAAAACCTGGAAAGGTTTCCTGAGCCTTTAAATGTTCTCTCAGTCTGGGTCAGTAGGCTACACAATCATGGGGTAGACTGCTGACTTACTGGTAGTGCTGTTTCCAAGCTGTATCCAAGCATATTCATAGAAGGTTGAGTGGAAGGAAAAGGTGTGGTAGGAAAAGGTGGACCAGAAACAGGGACGACCGCAGCTTTGAGATGATTGTCAAGCTTTAAAAGGTTCATGTAGAtgctgatttcattttccagcagGACTTTGGAACCTGTCCACATTGCCAAAGGTACCAACAGCTGGTTCAGTGACCATGAGGTTACTCtgcttgattggccagcaaactcacCTGACCTGAACCCCATAGAGAATCTATCAACTATTGTCAAGAGGAAGGTTAGAGACACCAGACCCTACAATGCAGATGACCTGAAGGCTGCTATCAAAACAATCTGGGCTTCCATTACACCTCAGCAGAGCCGCAAGATGATCACCTTCTGCCACGCCACACTGATGCAGGAATTCATGCAAAACGAGGCTCAAACTAGTACTGAGTGCATAAAAATGGACATATTTTTCAGTAGcctgacatttgtgttgatATTATAatcttttattataattttttgaGAAACTGAGTTTTGGGTTTTCCTCATCcgtaaaacataaacatgaaaattacaagaaataaaGGCTTGAAATATTTATCTCCATGTGTAATGAATCTAGACAATATATGAGTTTCACTTTCTGAAGTGACTGACAAAAAATACTGAACTTTTTCAcaatattcaaattttttgaGATGTACCTACAGCATGTGAGAACTAACAGAGTGGCCACTAGCATTTCCATGTTCTGCATTAACCACAGCCACTTACAGtttgtcaagtgagttgagatctcagcCGACCAACAGCTTAAAAGCACGGTACTAAGTGTATGTTCGGAACTTGAATTAaaagaatatgaaaatataatactATGATTGAAGAATGATTTTGATTAATCgtgttgattttcagtgagtGATTATTATACAACGAAGgtaagatgaataatagttgaagcagtgtaactaaatgtttgtgaaatcaggagcagaataagaaaaacaggatacagATGGCCAGCAGTGGGGTaaaaaggggaactgaaacCTTATGGCCTAAGAGCAGGTCAGGACATGTCCAAACACATagttagtggaaaagtacagagaGTGAACTAATGTccaagtattaattaataagtcatgAATGTAACACCCTTATTGGATAAAAGTAGTGGGGTGATGGTTAGTCATGatgatgtgtggaaaataggatGTGTCTCGATTTAAGTGTATAAAAGATGTATTGCAGAAGTATTTTACGGGAATTTCACCTCGGACACAGACTGTGCTGCATgcggactgagccaactccctTGCAGTACTATTTTGGCTTTTAGAGTTTGGTCTGGATTCCCCCTGCCTAGCAGACGAAGATTGGCTTGTctttcacactttggatttctacttcttggactttgtacgGAGTCGAGGAAACCGTTTTGGAATACATTTGAGAAGGAATTAAGGGATTTACCGAAGGACAGAATCATCGTTCACCGggacttccctattttaccaACTCCCTCAGCGGCAGTAAGAGGAACTAGGTTTGGGTGTGGCCACATCGGCCGTGCGGCTCACTCGACGCCTATTCTTCcctaaaaaggatttttggacagttttggacattttcaaatTACCCCTACTTCACCTGTCTCATAAGTAATTCTTTTCGATTAAGCGATTTTTTTAGAACAGAATCTGAGAGAGATATTTCTGATTAGGTATTACAAGATTgagattttaattgatttttaaatattcatactTTACGTTAACCAATGTCTGATTTTGGATTTGATTGATCAATTGAGCTGTTGCAAATCGCTTAtgctgaacctgcaaataaaatttggctctaAAGGTCAGTAGTCTTTGCTGACggttatttttccctttttgctggtactcaagacagtaaaactataggcaaTCTTAATGGTAGCTCAGACACCTAGCTCTTATTGGTCACACTAGTCGATTCCACTTAAAACCATTCTTATGTCCCTAGGGCTTCCAGCTTAGCCTTTAAACTATAACCTGGcacgtaccaagtgcacagatccattaggggtaagccaccacaactgGCGGGACTCAACTTCGGACCCAGTTGCGGGAAGCTTCCCTGACTGGTGGTTCCGGGGGACgtgaggaagcggggcagacgtCAGGATTGagggtggttagaagccaggcgagttaccccgcctacagcttgagtagtgctatcaCTGAGTTCAGTTGGAGTAATACTCCGCTGACGTGAAGCCATAACCCTATATAAACGGAGGAGCTGTCATACTAGTTCGGGGATCTAACAAGTTTCTGACCAATCAAAGAATGGTTGATGTGTTGAGAACAAGCTGAGAGAAATCACAAATGAACCAATGAACTTCTCGCTGCTATGGCTCCTCCTGTAAAAAGTAGCCTTAAGGCTACAAGTGTTTTAGTTTACCTTCATAGTGACACATCATGTTATTTTTGTAACTCTGGTGAGTGTATCCATTTCATTTTGCAGCCCTCGAGACGGGTCATAAGATTACCTTGTTCAGACCAGAACTAAACACGTCAGTAAAGTCAGTGAAActtagaaacatttaaaatctgattaaagTCAACGTGAAGAAAACCTGTTTCaattcaaaaaggaaaacaacttATTAGTTCACATCATCCATTGAAGAAACTAACTTTATCTTGTCAAATGAAGTCACATTTCCAAGTTCAGATCAATTTAACTAAATTCATATCAGCTTCCATTTTAAG harbors:
- the LOC125015985 gene encoding butyrophilin subfamily 3 member A2-like; its protein translation is MFGEELRPRGAFTYLMVLSMIHSCRGQSDVVGPSQPIVALVGADIVLPCHLQPAIDASDMTVEWSRPDLDPRFVLVWRDAQDLQSRKHPSFRSRTSLFTHELKQGNISLKLSSVKLPDQGTYRCFAPELNRDATAQLVVGAASSPVILMSRGGGGGVGGVVLQCESRGWYPEPEVLWLDTEENLLCAGPPETVRGPDHLYTVSSRVTVDKRHNNSFTCRVQQNNIHQTREAHIHVPDDFFLSSSSSAVPLITGLAVSLAVSIMVILACVFFVWRQNRTKTKKRCRDEAERGEKLLTEETVKMKVLEETKDLTEKYEKIEEELQKTQEELKIKTEEVEKPVAGKTNW